The Geotrypetes seraphini chromosome 8, aGeoSer1.1, whole genome shotgun sequence genome includes a region encoding these proteins:
- the LOC117365798 gene encoding N-acetyllactosaminide beta-1,3-N-acetylglucosaminyltransferase 3-like, producing the protein MRRSCPEPKMLFLLIICVFCLFLLRHQGDPIQRSIYEIPAVLPVAHPTPPFASWVPKPVPECRGNASAMALRSFRQQPANMKNFLRYRHCKEFPRILDVPNKCGGAQASKNVFLLLVIKSSPINYERREIIRKTWGMEKAYQRVQVRRLFIVGISSDLSEAEKINRLLQLETQEYGDILQWNFYDTFYNLSLKQVLFYQWMVETCPDARFIFNGDDDVFVNTYNVVEYLLGLPSTNDIHSHLFVGSLNIGMPPVREVNSKYYVPKQLFSSDAFLPYCGGGGILMSHFTAQAIYKASLDIQLFPIDDAYLGMCLAKAGLSPASHEGIRTLGIWLPSSKFKAFNPCYYKELLMVHRFVPFETLVMWKAIQDPNLNCAQINQMSAQNVQGGM; encoded by the coding sequence ATGAGACGAAGCTGTCCAGAGCCTAAAATGCTGTTCCTGCTTATAATCTGTGTTTTCTGCCTCTTCCTACTCCGGCACCAAGGAGACCCTATCCAGAGATCCATATATGAAATTCCTGCAGTGCTACCTGTTGCACATCCAACACCTCCGTTTGCTAGCTGGGTTCCTAAACCAGTCCCAGAGTGCCGAGGGAACGCTTCTGCTATGGCCCTGAGGAGCTTTCGACAGCAACCAGCAAATATGAAGAACTTCCTGCGTTACAGACACTGTAAGGAGTTCCCCAGGATCCTAGATGTCCCCAACAAATGTGGGGGGGCTCAGGCCTCCAAAAATGTCTTCCTTCTCCTGGTCATCAAGTCATCCCCTATAAATTATGAACGACGAGAAATCATCCGTAAAACATGGGGTATGGAGAAGGCCTACCAGAGGGTTCAGGTCAGACGACTTTTCATTGTGGGGATTTCCTCTGACCTCTCGGAAGCTGAGAAGATCAACAGGCTCCTGCAATTGGAGACACAAGAGTATGGGGACATCCTGCAATGGAACTTCTATGACACCTTCTACAACCTGTCGCTGAAGCAGGTTCTCTTCTACCAGTGGATGGTGGAGACGTGTCCTGATGCTAGGTTCATCTTTAATGGTGATGACGATGTCTTTGTCAACACATACAATGTGGTCGAATACCTGCTAGGACTGCCTAGTACCAATGACATCCATAGTCATCTGTTTGTAGGCAGTCTGAACATTGGCATGCCACCTGTCCGTGAGGTAAACAGCAAGTATTATGTACCAAAGCAGCTTTTTTCATCTGATGCTTTCCTACCCTACTGTGGTGGAGGGGGAATTCTGATGTCACACTTCACAGCTCAGGCTATTTACAAGGCCTCACTGGACATCCAGCTCTTCCCCATTGATGATGCTTATCTAGGGATGTGCCTGGCCAAGGCTGGGCTCAGCCCTGCTTCTCATGAGGGCATCAGGACATTAGGTATATGGCTTCCCTCCTCCAAATTCAAGGCCTTTAATCCTTGCTACTATAAAGAACTGCTCATGGTGCATCGATTTGTGCCCTTTGAGACACTGGTGATGTGGAAAGCCATCCAAGATCCCAACCTCAACTGTGCACAGATAAATCAAATGAGTGCACAAAATGTGCAGGGAGGGATGTGA